TTTAAATTTAAAAGAGATAGAAGAGTAGTTTTTTATTAAAAAACTTCATTAATTAAATTATCTTATATTTTTACCTTTATTATAATCATATTTGCCAATAGCTAAAAAAATACCTACTACTAAAATTATTCCCACAAAAATTTCTATATAGTCCATAATAAACCCTTTTTTTAATTTTCTATACAAGTTAAACTTTATTTTTATATAAATATTCTATTAATAAGATCCTAACAAAAGAAGATTAAAATCTTCTTTTAAAATCATTATACCCCATAAATAAACCAGTCATTCCAACATATACTATAAAAGATATAGCTAATAAACCAAAAATTAATTCTAAATAATCTTCAAAATGATACTTTTTTGGTTTTGCATTTTTATCATCTAAATATTGATTATAAAACATATTTAAATATCTGTAGTATTGTTCTTTTGTTCTAATATTATAATAAACACTTTTAAATCGATCTTTTACTATATGAGCCATTCTCCCAGCTTCACCTGTACATATCTCATCCCTTGATATTTTATTACTACCTGTGCTTATAATATCAAAAACTGAACTATTTCCACACCAACTAGGATATTTATCTGTTTCAGCATTCAAACTACTTAAAAATCCAACAACTATCATTGCTATAATTATTAATTTTTTCATATTATTTCCTTTTGTAGTTGTAATTTTAACTAAATATATCTTTAGCTTTTTCTTCATCATCTTTTATTATATTTTTATTTATAAAATCTACTCTTTGTTTATAATACTTTTTATATATTGCTTCAAGTGTTACTTTGTATCTATATTTATTAGTTATAAACTCTAAGTTCTTTATCTCTTTTGGATATAGATTAAAAAAACTTAAAAACTCTTGTTTAAAAAAGTTGCATATTTTATATGTAACCTCTGTCACTTCTTTTTTATTTAAATCTATATATTCCCCTACTTTGATAATATCATCAAGTTTAATATTACTTGTCTTATTTAATAGTTTTATACCTATATCTTTAGTACCTAAATCCTTATATATTTTAGTTGTAGAAATATCATAATAAGGTGCAATACTTTTTTTATTTGTATCTATATTATTTGAACTATTTATTAATGAAATATTTTTAGAGTGTAAATCTCCATGACCTATTATTATACTAAAGATAAAAAAACTATATAACTCTTTTATATCTTCATTTGATATATACTCTTTTGCTTTTTGCATAACTTTTTTTACTGTTGTATCATATTTTTTATTTGACATCATATTTAAAAGTGTTGCCAATTCTTCATGGTCAAAGCTTATATTTTTATATCTATCATATCTTTTTATGATGTAGTGATAATCTTTATTTCCTTTTATTATTGCATTGTAAGGAATACTAAAACCAAATTTTTTTGCAAAACTCATAAAAAGATGTTCATTGATTAATAAATAAGGAGCATATAGACTATCATTTTTAGTATTGTAATCAAGATAAGCATTATTATATGGCTTCATAAAATAATTTGTATTTTCAGCTTTTATAACTTCTTTTTTAACTTCATCTAATTTTATACTAAATTTGTATTGATATCCACTAAGTCCAATTACTTTACTACTTTTGGATAAGTCAATAGGATGTAATATATCTTCATCTACATTAAGTTTATACTCTTCTAATATATTAGGGAACTCGTAATCTCCCAATATTTCCTTTTTTACTTCACTATAATTATATATTGAGGTTTCATTTAAAATTAAAGTATTTAAATCTTCTTCTTTACAAAATTTAAAACTTCCATGTATTGATTCAAGGTAAAGTAATACTTCAATATTTGTACTAATATTATTCTTATTTTTTAATACACTTATATGTTGATTTTCAGGTAATAAATTTTCAAATATAGGAAATAATCCATCATATGAAATATTTATTTTTTCTTCTAGTCCAATAAGATATTGGCTCTTTTTTATTTCATCATTATATTTAAATATAATTTCATTAAATTTTTTCTCTTCAAGATATCCTAAAACTATATTTTGTTTAATTACATATATCTTCATTTATTTCCTAATTAAGTATATATACTTAATTATAATATTTGTTAATTAAATATGACTTAATAACTTAATTGACTTTTTTAAATAATCTGATATAATACTAAGTATATATACTTAGTATATTTTATATTAATTCATTAGGATTATTTTAATGCCGAAAAAAAGTATATTTTTTACAAATAAAGATGAAATATTAGAAGGTTTAAAAAAGAAGTACTATAACCAACATGAACTAATTAAATATCATCAAAAATGTAAAGACAACAAGCTTATTCCTAACTCTATGAATCTTAGTACTTTTTTATCAAATTTAAATAATTATGGTTTTTCTGCTAAGTCTATATATACAGATGATGTTATTAAAACTTTATACTCTTTTGAAGAAGATATTAATATTTATGACTTTACATATCATTTTTCAAATAAAGGTTTTTTCTCTATGACTACCGCTTTAAATATTATGAAACTAAGTGATAAAAGAGATAACTTTATATTCTACTCTACTGAACTTTCAAAGAAAAATCAATACAAAAATGATATTGAATTAAAACAAGATATTGTTGATAAAGTTTTTTCAAAACCATATAGAAAAACAAAAAAATATTTCAAATATGAAGATAAATATATAGTACAACTTTCACCAAAATATAGTAATAATTATGAAGTTATAGAATACAACGGATATAACATTTCCTCAATAAATAGAGTATTTGTAGAACTAATGGTAAATATTCAGTATTTTAAAGATGAAGATTATCTTATTGAAATAATCAAACCTCTAAAAGAAAAATTTGATATTAATAAAATCTATTCAATTATTGAAAAGTTTGATTATATATATCCTTATTTTCAATTAGCAGGATATTATCTTGAAAAAATAGGATTTACTAAAGATGAATTAATAATATTTAAAAATCGAGTTACTCCTATAAAATTCTACACTCAAAAGATGCTTGAAAACAAAAAGTTTAATAAATATTGGAATATTTATCACTATTAGTAAATATAGTAAACCTAGAATATAAAGATTAATTATATTCAAACTTTATTTTTATATAATACAAATCTTAAAAATAAAGTAAACACATAAGGAAAACTCCAAATGAAAAATTTATTGTTATTATTAACAACTATTGTTGTTGCAATTGCTTTTAGTGGTTGTGGAATGAAACAAAATGAATTAGGTTATTATGTTCCTAGCTCAAAAGAAGAATTAGTACAAGCAAAAAATCAAAAAATCTTTTTTAAAGATTATACTCCTATTGTTACAAAAAATTCTCTTTTAAAATTAAAAAATTTTATTGAGAATAGTAAATATTCTTATAACTTTAAATTTGAAGAAGAATTCAATTATACTCCTACAAAAGATACAGGTATATTAAATTACAATTATCCAACATCATTTTTCTATTCTGGGGAAAGATTTGACAATGATATATTAGAAGGTTCCATTAAAAAAATAAATAAACCATTTGATTTTAAATTAGTTTTAAAAGACAATGTTTTAGTATCTACTAAAAAATATTCTAATTATAACGATATTATTAAAGATATGAGAAAAATTGAACTATTATTACAAGATAAGTACAATAGTAATATACCAGATTTCATAAATACTTATGAAACATCTTTTAGAATGGTTCTTGATGATAATTATCTTAAACAGTATAAACTAGCATTTACTGTTCCAAGAAAAGTGTTTAGTTACGGTTCTATAATTAAAAAACAGTTAAAAGAGTATGGATATACATTAGTTGATAATGTTAAAGATGCTAACACATCTTTATTATATGAAAATTCTGTTACATTAAAAGGTACAGATCTTAAATATATTAAAAAGTTAAAAGTTTTAGCAAATATTAATTCATCATCAAATCTTACACAAATTGGTGATACTTCAATGAAATTAACAAATATTTCTGGTCACTCTTCATTACACTCTGCACAAGCAGGTTTAGCAATGATGGGAGTATCTTTATTATTTGACTTTCTTACAAGTGGATCTAAATTTCATAACTTTGGCCAAATTAAAATTATTAATAATAAGACTGGTTTAGTAAAAAAAATTACTTTAGATCATAAAACTTTGTATTCATCATATATATATAATACAGATATGGATTCTATTAAAGAAGATATAATTAAACAATTAAAAACAGATGAATATAAACATTTTAGGAATCAGGTTGCTTATAGATTTGAAAGAATTAAAATTTAACTATATGTAGTTATTAAATCAACCCTATATGGGTTGATTTTTTACTCTTCTATCATTGTATAGTGAAGCTCTAAACCTTTACTTGTAGTCACAAATCCATTTATATTTATTTTACCTTCATGTACTAATTTATGATGATTTTTACATAATGGAACTAAATTATATTTGTGATTTGCATTCATATGACCAATAAAGCCTTCTTCATCAGCTTTTGCTTGCTCTTTTATATGATGAATATCATCACAAGGTTTACCACAAATAATACAAGTACTTGCAAATACATCTTTATTATATTTCGAAGTTTTTCGTTGAGTTAATCTCTCTATTTTATCATAATCATCTGTTATTCTTTTTCTTATATCATTTGCAACACTTAAAAATTCTCTATCCATATGTAAAGATTTTGCATACTCTAAACCATACATAGAAGAGCCACTTCCATAAGCTAGTTTTCTATCAAAGATTAGTTTATCTTCTTTATCTTCATACATCACAGATAAGTGCAATGAGATAATATTTCTTAGTTGTTCAATCTCTTTTATTTCAGGTAATTGATGTAAATGTGTAGCAAATACAAATATCGCTTCAAGTTTTGCTAGTTTTAAAATAGCACTTGCAACAATACTTAATCCACTCATTGTTTCTGTACTATGTGATATTTCATCACCTAAAATCAATGATTTTTTTGTTGCTCTATTGAAAATATTTTTTAACTCAAGCATCTCAACAGCAAATGAAGATAAACCTTTTGCAATATTATCAGCACCGCTAATTCTTGTATAAACTGCATCAAATATAGAGAATCTCATAGATTTACACGGTACATAAAATCCAGCTTGAGCTAAGATAACTGCAATACCAATTGATTTCATCAAAGATGATTTTCCAGAAGAGTTAATACCATAAAG
This DNA window, taken from Arcobacter sp. CECT 8986, encodes the following:
- a CDS encoding HipA domain-containing protein yields the protein MKIYVIKQNIVLGYLEEKKFNEIIFKYNDEIKKSQYLIGLEEKINISYDGLFPIFENLLPENQHISVLKNKNNISTNIEVLLYLESIHGSFKFCKEEDLNTLILNETSIYNYSEVKKEILGDYEFPNILEEYKLNVDEDILHPIDLSKSSKVIGLSGYQYKFSIKLDEVKKEVIKAENTNYFMKPYNNAYLDYNTKNDSLYAPYLLINEHLFMSFAKKFGFSIPYNAIIKGNKDYHYIIKRYDRYKNISFDHEELATLLNMMSNKKYDTTVKKVMQKAKEYISNEDIKELYSFFIFSIIIGHGDLHSKNISLINSSNNIDTNKKSIAPYYDISTTKIYKDLGTKDIGIKLLNKTSNIKLDDIIKVGEYIDLNKKEVTEVTYKICNFFKQEFLSFFNLYPKEIKNLEFITNKYRYKVTLEAIYKKYYKQRVDFINKNIIKDDEEKAKDIFS